A genome region from Brooklawnia propionicigenes includes the following:
- a CDS encoding aspartate:alanine exchanger family transporter, whose protein sequence is MIEFLASNPLVTIMGVLALGALFGQIKFGPLRFGAAGALFVGLLVGMLDPRLSQGMDLVKALGVVLFCYAVGLAAGSTFLSDLKRQWALMLAGIVGLVVMAGFGIGVGHLIGLSSSHISGLFAGVLTSPAIDAALKATDGSPDTLVGYAVSYPTGVVVALVMVAMVATKRWPGKRDNVSMAEAGITATSTHVTRETEISEIPGWPNHIRMSYLRRHGEMRLMTRADRLHDGDIVLVVGMPDDVKTAVDYLGYPSSATLTENRRDVDFRRFVVSNPHLAGRSIGEINVRHHLDGIVTRVRRGDLDMLATDDLIIQPGDRVLCVVPRGRLSDAQDFFGDSEARISQVDALTLGLGIALGLLAGAIAVPLPGGITFQLGTAAGPLIVGMVLGSLHRTGPFRWDLPQNINALLRQIGLMIFLACVGLATGPAFVSQALSITGLKLVGLSAVSLVLGGAILLAGARLIGLSAQRAVGGFAGFVGQPAVLSYANSLVNDERIDSAYGALFALGTVVKILLVQVIALS, encoded by the coding sequence ATGATCGAATTCTTGGCGTCCAATCCCCTGGTCACCATCATGGGTGTCCTCGCTCTGGGCGCGCTGTTCGGGCAGATCAAGTTCGGGCCTTTGCGCTTCGGGGCTGCCGGCGCCTTGTTCGTCGGCCTGCTGGTCGGCATGCTCGATCCGCGCCTCAGCCAGGGCATGGACCTGGTCAAGGCCCTCGGCGTCGTGCTGTTCTGCTACGCCGTCGGACTGGCCGCCGGATCCACCTTTCTCTCGGACCTGAAACGCCAGTGGGCGCTGATGCTCGCCGGCATCGTCGGGCTGGTGGTGATGGCCGGCTTCGGGATCGGCGTCGGCCACCTGATCGGGCTCAGTTCCTCCCACATCTCCGGCCTGTTCGCCGGTGTCCTCACCTCCCCCGCCATCGATGCCGCCCTGAAAGCCACCGATGGCTCACCTGACACCCTGGTCGGCTATGCAGTCTCCTACCCCACCGGTGTGGTCGTCGCGCTGGTCATGGTCGCGATGGTCGCCACCAAACGCTGGCCGGGAAAACGCGACAACGTCTCAATGGCCGAGGCGGGCATCACCGCCACCAGCACCCATGTGACCCGTGAGACCGAGATTTCGGAGATTCCGGGCTGGCCCAACCACATCCGGATGAGCTACCTGCGCCGCCACGGCGAGATGCGGCTGATGACCCGCGCGGACCGCTTGCACGATGGCGACATCGTCCTGGTCGTCGGCATGCCCGACGACGTGAAGACCGCCGTTGACTACCTCGGTTACCCCAGTTCGGCTACCTTGACCGAGAATCGCCGCGATGTCGACTTCCGCCGCTTCGTGGTCTCCAATCCGCACCTCGCCGGACGCTCCATCGGCGAGATCAACGTCCGTCACCATCTTGACGGCATCGTCACCCGGGTGCGCCGTGGCGACCTCGACATGCTGGCCACCGACGACCTGATCATTCAGCCCGGCGACCGCGTCCTGTGCGTCGTGCCGCGCGGACGTCTCAGCGACGCCCAGGATTTCTTCGGCGATTCGGAGGCCCGCATCTCGCAGGTGGACGCGCTCACCCTGGGCCTGGGTATCGCGCTCGGGCTGCTCGCCGGAGCCATCGCGGTGCCCCTGCCCGGCGGCATCACCTTCCAGCTCGGCACCGCCGCGGGGCCGCTGATCGTCGGTATGGTGCTGGGCTCACTGCACCGCACCGGCCCGTTCCGCTGGGATCTGCCGCAGAACATCAACGCCTTGTTGCGCCAGATCGGCCTGATGATCTTCCTCGCCTGCGTCGGGCTGGCCACCGGGCCTGCCTTCGTCTCGCAGGCATTATCGATCACCGGCCTGAAGCTGGTCGGGCTGTCGGCGGTCAGCCTCGTCCTCGGTGGGGCGATCCTGCTGGCCGGGGCCCGGCTGATCGGATTGTCCGCGCAGCGCGCGGTCGGCGGGTTCGCCGGATTCGTGGGACAGCCGGCAGTTCTGAGCTATGCGAACTCGCTGGTCAACGATGAACGCATCGACTCCGCCTATGGCGCGCTGTTCGCGCTGGGGACTGTGGTGAAGATCCTGCTCGTCCAGGTGATCGCCCTGTCCTGA
- a CDS encoding YggS family pyridoxal phosphate-dependent enzyme, with amino-acid sequence MPAANADTPSPAQYPQAQSVEDFRTRLAAVHATMAAAAQRAGRDESEIRLLPVSKTVSEERIRHAVQAGCHQLGENKVQEAKRKAENLADLDIAWSVIGHLQTNKAKDVAAFASEFQALDSHRVAEALDRRLQSAGRSLDVFVQVNTSAEEQKYGLAPEDVAGFLRKLPAFESLRVRGLMTLAVFSADTQRVRECFVLLRELRDQIRETDPDLIGPGDLSMGMSGDYEIAIEEGSTCVRVGQAIFGARSRPDSYYWPTDRPPEQR; translated from the coding sequence ATGCCCGCAGCCAATGCAGACACTCCCAGCCCAGCGCAGTATCCGCAGGCGCAATCCGTCGAGGACTTCCGAACCCGTCTCGCGGCGGTCCACGCCACGATGGCGGCAGCCGCCCAGCGCGCCGGACGCGACGAATCCGAGATTCGTCTGCTTCCGGTCAGCAAGACGGTCTCCGAGGAGCGCATTCGTCATGCGGTGCAGGCCGGCTGCCATCAGCTCGGCGAGAACAAGGTTCAAGAGGCAAAACGCAAGGCGGAGAACCTCGCTGACCTCGACATCGCCTGGTCGGTGATCGGCCATCTGCAGACCAACAAGGCCAAGGATGTCGCGGCGTTCGCCTCGGAATTCCAGGCCCTCGACAGTCACCGGGTGGCCGAAGCCCTGGACCGCAGGCTGCAATCGGCCGGGCGCAGCCTTGACGTCTTCGTCCAGGTGAACACGTCGGCCGAGGAACAGAAGTACGGGCTGGCTCCCGAAGATGTCGCCGGGTTCTTGCGCAAACTGCCGGCGTTCGAGTCACTGCGGGTGCGGGGGCTCATGACTCTGGCCGTGTTCAGCGCCGACACGCAGCGGGTGCGCGAGTGCTTCGTGCTGCTGCGCGAGCTGCGCGATCAGATCCGCGAGACCGATCCCGACCTGATCGGGCCCGGGGATCTGTCCATGGGCATGTCCGGGGACTACGAGATCGCCATCGAGGAAGGTTCGACCTGCGTGCGCGTCGGCCAGGCCATCTTCGGCGCGAGGTCGCGTCCGGACAGCTACTACTGGCCCACCGATCGGCCACCGGAACAGCGCTAG